One region of Paucibacter aquatile genomic DNA includes:
- a CDS encoding GDSL-type esterase/lipase family protein translates to MSSVLISGAQYLAHPERVDRKGPFQRTYLAEGDSWMDASALAQGSLPYYLVQEFNRRDQSCLIINISTSGQTLQRIEQTMQSDYVWWLRQQRFDGVLFSAGGNDFIDAARDPNPGQGLLRDMAGQPLPSDGYACVRPEALSLLRHYLDVNFSAMVQALRDSPLNADTPMFLNGYDTPTARNAPALDGVIGPWLYQAYVKNQIDPTLWPTLTRGLFQDIQSVVQGWAQAHAGVTAVPTTGLLQPAAPGSTGSSGDWKNEIHPNARGWKKQAVVWADLLA, encoded by the coding sequence ATGAGTTCCGTTCTCATCAGCGGCGCGCAGTACCTGGCCCACCCCGAGCGCGTCGATCGCAAAGGCCCTTTTCAACGCACCTACCTGGCCGAGGGCGATTCCTGGATGGACGCCAGCGCCTTGGCCCAGGGCTCGCTGCCCTACTACCTGGTGCAAGAGTTCAATCGGCGCGATCAGAGCTGTCTGATCATCAACATCTCCACCTCGGGCCAGACCCTGCAGCGCATCGAGCAGACCATGCAGAGCGATTACGTCTGGTGGCTGCGCCAGCAGCGTTTTGACGGCGTGCTCTTCAGCGCCGGCGGCAATGACTTCATCGATGCCGCACGCGACCCGAACCCGGGCCAGGGCCTGCTGCGCGACATGGCCGGCCAGCCCTTGCCCAGCGATGGCTATGCCTGCGTCCGGCCCGAGGCCTTGAGCTTGCTGCGGCATTACCTGGACGTCAATTTCAGCGCCATGGTGCAGGCCCTGCGCGACAGCCCGCTCAATGCCGACACGCCGATGTTCCTGAACGGCTACGACACCCCCACCGCGCGCAATGCGCCCGCGCTGGATGGCGTGATCGGGCCCTGGCTCTACCAGGCCTATGTAAAAAACCAGATCGACCCCACGCTCTGGCCCACACTCACCCGTGGTTTGTTCCAGGACATTCAGTCGGTGGTGCAGGGTTGGGCCCAGGCGCATGCGGGCGTGACGGCCGTGCCCACCACGGGCCTGCTGCAGCCTGCGGCGCCGGGCAGCACCGGCAGCAGCGGCGATTGGAAGAACGAGATCCACCCCAATGCGCGCGGCTGGAAAAAACAGGCGGTCGTCTGGGCCGATCTGCTGGCATGA
- a CDS encoding MoaD/ThiS family protein has product MKLMLPGALRSYAPQLQFELPQAEALNAQGLCTLDSLFDALDRRHPGLRFRVVDEQGLLRANMRIFVNGLGVRDLQHALAAEDLVAVVLALSGG; this is encoded by the coding sequence ATGAAGCTCATGCTGCCCGGCGCCCTGCGCAGTTATGCGCCGCAGCTGCAGTTCGAGCTGCCGCAGGCCGAGGCGCTGAACGCTCAGGGCCTGTGCACGCTGGATTCGCTCTTCGATGCGCTCGACCGGCGCCACCCGGGCCTGCGCTTTCGGGTGGTGGATGAGCAGGGGCTGCTGCGCGCCAATATGCGCATCTTCGTCAACGGCCTGGGGGTGCGCGATCTGCAGCACGCTCTCGCGGCCGAGGATCTCGTGGCCGTGGTGCTGGCCCTCAGCGGCGGCTGA
- a CDS encoding beta propeller repeat protein, whose translation MSPSRTVRAPASSRQTTRKTSSSPARRIVVLVATRKGAWLFHSDAKRRSWTVDGPHFLGHTISHLVLDPRDGRTLLAAAKTGHLGPTIFRSSNLGRSWKEATQPPAFAAPPAGSTLPARSVDHSFWLTPGHASEPGTWYVGTSPQGLFRSDDGGERWQPLPAVNDSAQFREWMGSAQDGTPDGPKLHSVIVDPRDPQHLYFGMSGGGVHESRDGGASWSPLIQGMEVVGGFDPNTITFHDPHCLRICPTQPDRLYQQNHCGIYRLDRTGRAEDDVWQRIGRKMPKRVGDIGFPMVVHPRDPDTAWVFPMDGQDVWPRTAPGGQPAAYITRNAGKTWQRLDEGLPESQAWWTIKRQAMTVDAQAKPALYLGTTGGELWIGRDEGAKWQNIARHLPEIYAVEVAELDDPAYPA comes from the coding sequence ATGAGCCCCAGTCGCACCGTCCGCGCCCCCGCATCAAGTCGCCAGACCACGCGCAAGACCTCCAGCAGCCCTGCGCGCCGCATCGTCGTGCTGGTGGCCACGCGCAAGGGCGCCTGGCTGTTCCACAGCGATGCCAAGCGTCGCAGCTGGACGGTGGACGGCCCGCATTTCCTGGGCCACACCATCAGCCATCTGGTGCTGGACCCGCGCGATGGCCGCACCCTGCTGGCCGCGGCCAAGACCGGGCATCTGGGCCCGACGATTTTTCGCTCCAGCAATTTGGGGCGCAGTTGGAAGGAGGCAACCCAGCCGCCCGCCTTTGCCGCGCCGCCGGCCGGCAGCACGCTGCCCGCCCGCTCGGTGGACCACAGCTTCTGGCTGACGCCGGGCCATGCCAGCGAGCCGGGAACTTGGTATGTGGGCACCTCGCCGCAAGGCCTGTTCCGCTCGGACGATGGCGGTGAGCGCTGGCAGCCCCTGCCTGCAGTCAACGACAGCGCGCAGTTCCGTGAATGGATGGGCTCGGCCCAGGACGGCACGCCGGACGGCCCCAAGCTGCATTCGGTGATCGTCGATCCGCGTGACCCGCAGCATCTCTACTTCGGCATGTCGGGCGGCGGCGTCCATGAGTCGCGCGACGGCGGCGCCAGCTGGAGCCCTTTGATCCAGGGCATGGAAGTGGTGGGCGGCTTTGATCCGAACACCATCACCTTCCACGACCCGCATTGCTTGCGCATCTGCCCCACGCAGCCGGATCGGCTCTACCAGCAGAACCACTGCGGCATCTACCGCCTGGACCGCACGGGCCGGGCCGAGGACGATGTCTGGCAGCGCATCGGCCGCAAGATGCCCAAGCGCGTGGGCGATATCGGCTTTCCCATGGTGGTGCACCCACGCGACCCGGACACGGCCTGGGTCTTTCCCATGGACGGGCAAGACGTCTGGCCGCGCACCGCGCCGGGCGGCCAGCCCGCCGCCTACATCACCCGCAATGCCGGCAAGACCTGGCAGCGCCTCGATGAAGGCCTGCCCGAGAGCCAGGCCTGGTGGACCATCAAGCGCCAGGCCATGACGGTGGATGCGCAGGCCAAACCGGCGCTTTACCTCGGCACCACCGGGGGCGAGCTCTGGATCGGCCGCGATGAGGGTGCGAAGTGGCAGAACATCGCCCGCCATCTGCCCGAGATCTACGCCGTCGAGGTGGCCGAGCTGGACGATCCGGCCTATCCGGCATGA
- a CDS encoding VOC family protein: MPPHLKQIFISLPVQNLPASIAFYQALGFELNPQFSDAEGACMVWSETIHTMLLSHSKWRSFTELPLPPAGTAGHMLNLSLPSREAVDAMNEVARTQGGRADVNPVQDLGFMYARDLADPDGHLWGAFWMNAEGAPAAED; this comes from the coding sequence ATGCCCCCGCACCTCAAACAGATCTTCATCAGCCTGCCGGTCCAGAACCTGCCCGCCTCGATCGCCTTCTACCAAGCCCTGGGCTTCGAGCTGAACCCCCAGTTCAGCGATGCCGAAGGCGCTTGCATGGTCTGGAGCGAGACCATCCACACCATGCTGCTCAGCCACAGCAAATGGCGCAGCTTCACCGAGCTGCCCCTGCCACCCGCCGGCACTGCCGGCCACATGCTCAACCTCTCGCTGCCCAGCCGCGAAGCCGTGGACGCCATGAACGAAGTGGCCCGAACCCAAGGCGGCCGCGCCGATGTGAACCCGGTGCAGGATCTGGGCTTCATGTATGCCCGCGACCTGGCGGATCCGGACGGGCATTTGTGGGGGGCGTTTTGGATGAATGCGGAAGGGGCGCCAGCAGCGGAGGACTGA